One window from the genome of Sulfodiicoccus acidiphilus encodes:
- a CDS encoding sugar phosphate isomerase/epimerase family protein yields MRIGVFTVLFRGMKFEEMLDEVVKLGLEAVEIGCGNYPGNEFCDPSRLLKEPERAKQLAKAVEERGLVISALSCHGNPLHPNREVAEAHRRIQRDTVTLAQLMGVDRVNTFSGCPGDSEDAKYPNWVVSPWPDDFQKVLEWQWKEKVVPFWKGEADFAERHGVKIALEMHPGFVVYNPGTLLRLRKEVGKAVGANLDPSHLFWQGIDVIAAIRALGDAIYHVHAKDTYVDPLNVNVNGVLDPKSYRNLRERSWYFRTVGYGHGPEFWAQFVSELRLNGYDHVLSIEHEDAFTSPEEGLRKAIQLLKQVQLKERPGEAWWA; encoded by the coding sequence ATGAGAATAGGTGTATTTACGGTCCTCTTCAGAGGAATGAAGTTCGAAGAGATGTTGGACGAGGTCGTAAAGCTGGGCCTAGAGGCCGTGGAGATAGGGTGTGGTAACTACCCAGGGAACGAGTTCTGCGATCCCTCCAGGCTCCTCAAGGAGCCAGAGAGGGCCAAGCAATTGGCCAAGGCGGTCGAGGAGAGGGGATTAGTGATAAGCGCCCTGAGCTGTCACGGTAATCCCCTCCACCCCAACAGGGAGGTGGCGGAGGCCCACAGGAGGATCCAGAGAGATACGGTGACGCTAGCTCAACTCATGGGTGTGGACAGGGTCAACACCTTTTCGGGGTGCCCAGGAGACTCGGAGGACGCCAAGTACCCCAACTGGGTGGTGAGCCCTTGGCCCGACGACTTCCAGAAGGTCCTGGAGTGGCAGTGGAAAGAGAAGGTGGTCCCGTTCTGGAAAGGAGAGGCGGACTTCGCGGAGAGGCACGGCGTGAAGATCGCCCTGGAGATGCACCCGGGCTTCGTTGTGTACAACCCGGGCACGTTACTCAGGCTGAGGAAGGAAGTGGGGAAGGCTGTGGGGGCGAACCTTGACCCGAGCCACCTCTTCTGGCAGGGGATAGACGTGATCGCGGCGATCAGGGCCCTGGGGGACGCGATCTACCACGTCCACGCGAAGGACACTTACGTCGATCCCTTGAACGTCAACGTCAACGGCGTTTTGGACCCGAAGAGCTACAGGAACCTCAGGGAGAGGTCTTGGTACTTCAGGACGGTGGGGTACGGACACGGTCCTGAGTTCTGGGCGCAGTTCGTAAGCGAGCTCAGGCTCAACGGCTACGACCACGTCCTGAGCATAGAGCACGAGGACGCTTTCACGTCCCCGGAGGAGGGGCTCAGGAAGGCGATACAGCTCCTGAAGCAGGTCCAACTCAAGGAGAGGCCCGGTGAGGCGTGGTGGGCCTAG
- a CDS encoding ATP-binding protein has translation MEGCELLFDPRPETSRKDLYDREGELRSLIEGVRFPLTVVSGLRRTGKFSLIRVAMGEDVGNLWMYLDMRKFEDSTFISYRDFLWTLEGEINDAIRNFPRLLESPEKIRGLSISGLSVSLAWGGELRFANLLDALQEYGEEHSRDVIVVFDEAQELIKSRGLDLLPQIPYVYDNLRRIRFVVGDRKLGCSSGS, from the coding sequence TTGGAGGGGTGTGAGTTGCTCTTCGACCCGAGGCCCGAAACGTCCAGGAAAGACCTGTACGACAGGGAGGGGGAGCTGAGGTCCCTTATCGAGGGCGTTAGGTTTCCCCTGACCGTAGTTTCGGGTCTCAGGAGGACAGGAAAGTTTTCCCTGATTAGGGTGGCCATGGGGGAGGACGTGGGTAACCTGTGGATGTACTTAGACATGAGGAAGTTCGAGGACTCTACCTTCATTTCTTACAGAGACTTTTTATGGACGTTAGAGGGAGAAATCAACGATGCCATCAGAAACTTTCCGAGGCTACTGGAGAGCCCGGAGAAGATAAGGGGACTCTCGATCTCAGGACTCTCAGTTTCGCTCGCTTGGGGAGGAGAGCTGAGATTCGCAAACCTGCTGGACGCCCTCCAGGAGTACGGGGAGGAGCACTCCAGGGACGTAATAGTGGTGTTCGACGAGGCCCAAGAACTTATCAAGTCGAGGGGGTTAGACCTATTGCCCCAGATTCCCTACGTTTACGACAACTTGAGGAGGATCAGGTTCGTGGTGGGGGATCGAAAGTTAGGATGCTCTTCAGGTTCCTGA
- a CDS encoding NAD(P)-dependent alcohol dehydrogenase, producing MLSARLIEFGSPLRLEEVPVPEPRGEEVLVRVEGAGVCHSVLHFVEGRFGRISVRDLGLRTPVTPGHEIGGRIARVGDRVKGFREGDKVVVDPWEGDLTCHYCRIGEEHLCDNPVKLGETVDGGFAEYVLVPNYRYLFRLDKLEPREASPLPCAGITPYRAVVKRAQVRPGETVAMLGAGGGLGTMAVQVAKVAGATVIGVDVREDALLEAERVGADYVVDATKDGVEEVRRIGEGRGVNVVLDTVGSNSTLKFVDALDKMGRYVVIGLYGGDINYHAPYVTQREVQILGSVVGNLDDFLGIMRLAEAGKVKPVVTRLMKLEEANQALDNLRYSKVTARQVLVP from the coding sequence ATGCTATCTGCGAGGTTGATCGAATTCGGAAGTCCCCTCAGGCTCGAGGAGGTTCCAGTTCCAGAACCCCGTGGAGAAGAGGTGTTGGTCAGGGTTGAGGGTGCAGGAGTGTGCCACAGCGTCCTACACTTCGTGGAGGGACGGTTCGGGAGGATATCAGTGAGGGATCTGGGCCTCAGGACACCTGTCACGCCGGGGCACGAAATAGGTGGAAGGATCGCGAGAGTTGGAGACAGAGTTAAGGGGTTCAGGGAGGGGGACAAGGTGGTAGTAGATCCATGGGAGGGTGACCTCACTTGTCACTACTGCAGGATAGGAGAGGAGCACCTATGCGACAACCCCGTCAAGCTCGGTGAGACCGTCGACGGTGGGTTCGCGGAGTACGTTCTAGTGCCGAACTACAGGTACCTATTCAGGTTAGACAAGTTGGAGCCTAGGGAAGCTTCCCCATTACCGTGTGCTGGAATAACTCCCTACAGGGCCGTGGTGAAGAGAGCACAGGTGAGACCTGGGGAGACCGTGGCCATGCTGGGCGCTGGAGGAGGGCTAGGAACGATGGCGGTTCAGGTGGCGAAGGTGGCGGGTGCAACGGTGATAGGGGTCGACGTTAGAGAGGACGCCTTGCTGGAGGCTGAAAGGGTTGGAGCAGACTACGTGGTTGACGCCACTAAGGACGGTGTAGAGGAGGTGAGACGAATAGGGGAGGGAAGGGGTGTGAACGTCGTATTGGACACGGTGGGCTCCAACTCCACCCTAAAGTTCGTGGACGCCCTCGACAAGATGGGAAGATACGTAGTAATAGGACTCTACGGTGGGGACATCAACTATCACGCTCCATATGTGACCCAGCGCGAGGTGCAGATCCTCGGGAGCGTGGTGGGTAACCTCGACGACTTCTTAGGGATCATGAGACTGGCGGAAGCGGGGAAGGTGAAACCGGTGGTCACAAGACTCATGAAACTGGAGGAAGCCAACCAGGCCTTAGACAACCTCAGGTACTCGAAGGTGACGGCCAGACAGGTGTTGGTTCCCTGA
- a CDS encoding ArsR/SmtB family transcription factor, with protein MEELEELASKLEALGHPVRLKLVATLRLDGPQYLSELAKKAGVSRALAKVHLVRLQRAGIVKSRVVLSQKEAKALRYYELVDFSILVSPDEIVRLMR; from the coding sequence ATGGAAGAGTTAGAGGAGTTGGCCTCCAAGTTGGAGGCTCTGGGGCACCCAGTCAGGCTGAAGCTAGTGGCTACGCTCAGATTAGACGGTCCGCAGTACCTCTCGGAACTGGCAAAGAAGGCGGGAGTGAGCAGGGCCCTGGCGAAGGTACACTTAGTGAGGCTGCAGAGGGCTGGGATAGTGAAGTCCAGGGTAGTCCTCTCTCAGAAGGAGGCAAAGGCGCTACGCTACTACGAGTTGGTGGACTTCAGCATACTAGTCTCCCCGGACGAGATTGTGAGGTTGATGAGGTGA
- a CDS encoding DUF4097 family beta strand repeat-containing protein, whose product MRLILAVLIVLLVLAVAATLDALIYLGQLPSGTRTFSLTEPSNVTKLKVSDINGYVQVHQWSRSYVKVNGTESYLPPGVRVLVVRSGTALTVEVTRPALLSFLPIPFFVNLQVWVPWNLTASYSVGDVNGYVQLNLLNFTSLSASTVNGEVVLNLRNGGEALASTTNGEIDAAVGPLGKLSLQSVNGEVRLTLTSPVRSGSYLVSTVNGDVWVTLPGGSGASVSLATVNGDVKAFGNFTAETSSSTSFSGTLGGGGATFLASTTNGDVIFTG is encoded by the coding sequence GTGAGACTGATTCTAGCTGTTCTAATAGTGTTACTGGTGCTGGCTGTAGCTGCGACGCTGGACGCGCTGATCTACCTAGGGCAACTGCCTTCAGGAACAAGGACGTTCTCGTTAACAGAACCCTCAAACGTGACGAAGTTGAAGGTGAGCGACATAAACGGTTACGTTCAGGTCCACCAGTGGAGTCGCTCCTACGTGAAGGTGAACGGGACCGAGTCCTACCTCCCCCCTGGGGTCCGAGTACTAGTGGTGAGGAGTGGGACGGCACTGACGGTCGAGGTCACTAGGCCCGCTTTGCTATCCTTCCTCCCCATTCCCTTCTTCGTCAACCTACAGGTCTGGGTTCCCTGGAACCTGACGGCCTCGTACTCGGTCGGTGACGTCAACGGTTACGTTCAGCTCAACTTACTGAACTTCACCTCCCTCTCCGCTTCCACAGTCAACGGGGAGGTGGTCCTGAATCTCAGGAACGGGGGAGAGGCCCTCGCCTCCACCACTAACGGCGAGATCGACGCTGCAGTGGGGCCCCTGGGGAAGTTGAGCCTGCAGTCCGTTAACGGTGAGGTCAGACTGACCCTCACCTCCCCAGTGCGGAGCGGATCTTACTTGGTGTCGACGGTGAACGGAGACGTATGGGTGACGCTTCCTGGAGGTTCTGGGGCCTCGGTTTCCCTAGCCACTGTGAACGGAGACGTGAAGGCCTTCGGTAACTTCACTGCGGAGACGTCCAGCTCTACCTCGTTCAGTGGGACGCTGGGAGGGGGAGGGGCCACCTTTCTGGCCTCGACCACCAACGGAGACGTGATCTTCACCGGGTAG
- a CDS encoding DUF1854 domain-containing protein, with protein sequence MDKYVLETDLSHDLSFRPEKVEVSEGLLVVRRGDEVVLRVPLKDVESVRVEEGLGVDKLVLTVGGREVEACYFTPAKREEFRRLARVVETGMTPEDRGLETKSSKASTLSWLLKFMAPYRRRLLLGVLVSVLLTGLNLVPPYLLKVLIDSVLLGNHDRSLFVDLTAILAGSYGAYAAASAAQSYLLNTTGQRVVNDFRAKLFEHVINHSSSFIDRMSSGRIISRLTTDVGNTQWLMVWGLPTLTVNVLTLVGIGVILFTMDVYLALFVVVPTPVVIYLLLRYRGKSHKLYHRNWRRNSDVISTFSDTIPNYAMVKSFARENYEVDRFGKLVDRLYDAQKDVTRMNVSYWPLIGLITSLSTVAIWWVGGNQVIAGRIQLGVITAFIAYLSLFYGPINNLSNVIPFVQQAVTSGERIREVLESKPDVLPPKDPKRPNMRGDVKFEGVWFGYDPLVPVLRGIELTVRAGEKVAVVGKSGSGKSTLSKLLLRFYDPTEGRITVDGVDLRDVDLQYLRSRVGYVPQESVLFDSTVAYNIAYGSLRPVTSLEIVAAAVAARVHDEVMKLPLAYDTNMGERGNFLSGGQKQRISIARALLKDPDIVIFDEATSNLDVENEREIYAAIMGLSRGRTTIFVTHNVNEVMSSDRVVVMRDGVIVEQGSPSELVGREGELKKLFGDQAWEVRKLEERDMVGEVRKLLVPQEAKFTQGNRPSRVDLTLGGVTYRYLTPRLAFPVTDPGFLVLYDSEGKMVGLMEDYRTHPQREILERAVSLNDMVVRVRGVRKIELTGEELKWTVVTEKGEELTVSTKGRRNVMEVDGRVVLVDVNERVFDVELRKLDQRSKKLVSQIL encoded by the coding sequence ATGGACAAGTACGTCCTTGAGACCGACCTGAGCCACGACCTCTCGTTCAGGCCGGAAAAGGTGGAGGTCTCTGAAGGACTTCTCGTTGTTCGTCGCGGGGACGAGGTGGTTCTCAGGGTTCCCCTCAAGGACGTGGAGTCGGTGAGGGTCGAGGAAGGGCTGGGGGTGGACAAGCTAGTCCTCACTGTGGGAGGCAGGGAAGTGGAGGCGTGCTACTTCACCCCAGCCAAGAGGGAGGAATTCAGGAGACTAGCTAGAGTGGTGGAGACTGGGATGACACCTGAGGACAGGGGCCTCGAGACCAAGTCCTCCAAGGCCAGCACGCTCTCCTGGCTCCTTAAGTTCATGGCCCCCTACAGGAGGAGGTTGTTGTTGGGTGTGTTGGTTTCCGTCCTACTTACGGGTCTGAACCTAGTCCCCCCTTACCTCCTGAAGGTGCTCATAGACTCCGTCCTCCTCGGTAACCACGATAGGTCCCTCTTCGTCGATCTGACAGCGATCCTAGCGGGATCCTACGGAGCCTACGCCGCGGCCAGTGCAGCCCAGAGCTACCTTCTCAACACCACTGGGCAGCGGGTGGTGAACGACTTCAGGGCGAAGCTCTTCGAGCACGTGATAAACCACTCGTCCAGCTTCATAGACAGGATGTCCTCAGGGAGGATAATATCTAGGTTGACCACCGACGTAGGGAACACGCAGTGGCTCATGGTTTGGGGCCTCCCCACACTCACTGTGAACGTGTTGACGTTGGTTGGAATAGGAGTAATACTCTTCACGATGGACGTCTACTTGGCCCTATTCGTGGTTGTGCCCACTCCCGTAGTGATCTACCTGCTATTGAGGTACAGGGGGAAATCCCACAAGCTCTACCACAGGAACTGGAGGAGGAACTCGGACGTCATATCCACCTTCTCCGACACCATACCCAACTACGCCATGGTAAAGTCGTTCGCTAGGGAGAACTACGAGGTCGACAGGTTCGGGAAACTGGTGGATAGGCTGTACGACGCACAGAAGGACGTCACAAGGATGAACGTTTCCTATTGGCCCCTGATAGGGCTGATCACCTCCCTCTCGACCGTGGCCATCTGGTGGGTTGGAGGGAACCAGGTCATAGCGGGGAGGATACAGTTGGGCGTAATCACGGCCTTCATAGCCTACCTCTCCCTGTTCTACGGTCCAATTAACAACCTCAGCAACGTAATACCTTTCGTCCAACAGGCCGTGACCTCGGGGGAGAGGATAAGGGAGGTGCTGGAGTCCAAGCCTGACGTTCTCCCTCCCAAGGACCCCAAGAGGCCCAACATGAGGGGAGACGTCAAGTTCGAGGGGGTCTGGTTCGGTTACGACCCACTCGTTCCTGTGCTGAGAGGGATAGAATTGACCGTCAGGGCCGGCGAGAAGGTGGCAGTAGTCGGTAAGAGCGGCTCTGGCAAGAGCACCCTCTCCAAGCTCCTCCTCAGGTTCTACGACCCCACGGAGGGGAGGATAACGGTAGACGGAGTCGATCTAAGGGACGTGGACCTCCAATACCTCCGCTCGAGGGTGGGGTACGTCCCACAGGAGAGCGTCCTCTTCGACAGTACCGTTGCCTACAACATCGCCTACGGCTCCCTGCGCCCCGTCACCTCCCTCGAGATAGTTGCCGCAGCTGTGGCGGCCAGAGTGCACGACGAAGTTATGAAACTCCCCCTGGCCTACGACACCAACATGGGTGAGAGGGGCAACTTCCTCTCCGGGGGACAGAAACAAAGGATATCTATAGCCAGGGCCCTCCTCAAGGACCCAGACATAGTAATATTCGACGAGGCTACGTCTAACCTGGACGTCGAGAACGAGAGGGAGATATACGCCGCCATAATGGGGCTGTCGAGGGGGAGGACCACGATCTTCGTTACACACAACGTGAACGAGGTCATGAGTTCGGACAGGGTGGTGGTTATGAGGGACGGGGTGATAGTCGAACAGGGAAGCCCATCCGAACTCGTGGGGAGGGAAGGCGAGTTGAAGAAGCTCTTCGGAGATCAGGCCTGGGAGGTGAGGAAGTTGGAGGAGAGGGACATGGTGGGGGAGGTGAGGAAGCTCCTAGTTCCCCAAGAGGCCAAGTTCACCCAGGGCAATAGGCCGAGCAGGGTGGACTTGACGTTGGGCGGAGTCACATATCGCTACCTCACCCCTAGGTTGGCGTTCCCCGTCACCGACCCTGGGTTCCTAGTACTTTACGACTCCGAAGGGAAGATGGTGGGGTTGATGGAGGACTACAGGACGCACCCCCAGAGGGAAATCCTAGAGAGGGCGGTGTCCCTAAACGACATGGTGGTGAGGGTCAGGGGAGTCAGGAAGATAGAGCTGACGGGGGAGGAACTCAAGTGGACCGTAGTGACGGAGAAGGGCGAGGAGCTCACCGTCTCTACTAAGGGTAGGAGGAACGTGATGGAGGTGGACGGCAGGGTCGTGCTGGTGGACGTGAACGAGAGGGTCTTCGACGTGGAGCTCAGGAAGCTCGATCAGAGGAGCAAGAAGCTGGTGTCTCAGATACTTTAG
- a CDS encoding alpha-L-fucosidase: protein MKDPSEVVRSLRTLGVEWPSGPFRPSWSSLSKYEVPSWFTQAKFGVFVHWGPYSVPAFGSEWYPRNMYLAQRPEYRHHLENYGQHSKFGYKDFFPHFRGEKFDPHRWVSTFLRAGARYVVLVAEHHDGYSMWDSSLNPWNSKRTGPGRDVVGELASAARSAGLTFGVSYHRAEHWWYFEGGRRFESDVRDPDCASLYGPAMPRETSPDDNFLTDWLLRALELVDKYRPSLFYFDWWIENPAFEPYLLTFASYYYNSAHQWGSQVVINYKHNAFKEGTAVLDVERGRLGSIRHLPWQTDTSIDRKSWGYVRDSSYVDSGSVIADLVDAVSKNGNLLLNVGPDSEGVIPEGEVNVLQDVGDWLGINGEAIYDSRPWKVHGEGPTRIREGEFTEGDVQYTGRDLRFTARGDVLYVVVMGEPGASVRVKSLSTDVQLIDDVEEVSLLGSGQVSWGRDESGLTVSSSSGPLSVVKVKSGRAVFR from the coding sequence GTGAAGGATCCTTCTGAAGTAGTGAGGTCCCTCAGGACCTTGGGGGTGGAGTGGCCTTCCGGCCCGTTCCGTCCATCCTGGTCCTCCCTCTCGAAGTACGAGGTGCCTAGCTGGTTCACCCAGGCAAAGTTCGGTGTATTCGTCCACTGGGGCCCCTACTCGGTCCCAGCGTTCGGGAGCGAGTGGTACCCAAGGAACATGTACTTGGCCCAGAGGCCGGAATACAGGCACCACCTCGAAAACTACGGTCAACACAGCAAGTTCGGCTACAAGGACTTCTTCCCGCACTTCAGGGGGGAGAAGTTCGACCCCCACAGGTGGGTTTCCACCTTCCTCAGGGCCGGGGCTAGGTACGTCGTGTTGGTCGCGGAACATCACGACGGGTACTCCATGTGGGACAGCTCCCTGAACCCGTGGAACTCCAAGAGGACTGGTCCAGGGCGGGACGTAGTGGGGGAGTTGGCCTCGGCCGCCAGGTCCGCCGGTCTGACCTTCGGTGTCTCCTACCACAGGGCAGAGCACTGGTGGTACTTCGAGGGCGGGAGGAGGTTCGAGTCAGACGTCCGCGACCCAGATTGCGCTTCCCTCTACGGCCCAGCCATGCCCAGGGAGACGAGTCCAGACGACAACTTCCTCACCGACTGGTTGCTCAGGGCCCTGGAGCTCGTTGACAAGTATAGGCCGAGCCTCTTCTACTTCGACTGGTGGATAGAGAACCCCGCGTTCGAACCTTACCTTCTCACCTTCGCCTCCTACTATTACAACTCCGCCCACCAGTGGGGGAGCCAGGTCGTCATAAACTACAAACACAACGCGTTCAAAGAGGGTACAGCTGTCCTCGACGTGGAGAGGGGAAGGCTGGGGAGCATCAGGCACCTCCCTTGGCAGACTGACACTTCTATCGATAGGAAGTCCTGGGGCTACGTCAGGGACTCCAGTTACGTCGACTCCGGCTCGGTCATCGCCGACCTAGTTGACGCAGTGAGCAAGAACGGCAACCTCCTCCTGAACGTGGGCCCGGACTCCGAGGGGGTGATCCCGGAGGGAGAGGTGAATGTGCTCCAGGACGTGGGAGACTGGCTGGGGATCAACGGGGAGGCCATATACGACTCCCGCCCATGGAAGGTCCACGGGGAGGGACCTACGAGGATCAGGGAAGGGGAGTTCACCGAGGGCGACGTTCAGTACACCGGGAGGGACCTGAGGTTCACCGCTCGAGGGGACGTTCTCTACGTCGTTGTAATGGGTGAGCCTGGAGCCAGTGTGAGGGTGAAGTCCCTCTCGACCGACGTCCAACTGATCGACGACGTGGAGGAGGTCTCGCTCCTGGGTTCAGGTCAGGTGAGCTGGGGGAGGGACGAGTCGGGGCTGACCGTCTCCTCTTCCTCAGGCCCCCTGAGTGTCGTCAAGGTGAAGAGCGGGCGTGCCGTTTTCCGCTAG
- a CDS encoding DNA polymerase II: protein MGRTQPSFTSAVDRELGLLSLVARRAGISSLAELSVQASRRVRELQNASYDEELDPRDVVLLALISVLAERCEGGGVRS from the coding sequence ATGGGGAGAACTCAACCGTCGTTCACTTCCGCGGTGGATAGGGAGTTGGGGTTGTTGTCCCTGGTGGCGAGGAGGGCTGGGATCTCCTCGCTCGCCGAGCTCTCCGTTCAGGCGTCGAGGAGGGTCAGGGAACTGCAGAACGCGTCGTACGACGAGGAACTGGATCCAAGGGACGTGGTGCTGCTGGCCCTGATCTCCGTCCTCGCTGAGAGGTGTGAAGGTGGAGGGGTACGTAGTTGA
- a CDS encoding DNA polymerase domain-containing protein, producing the protein MEGYVVDALPGDGHVTLILDGNRKVDVRTTFPLYALTDEPERVMEHPDVVDHEEEVWRDLDGREVRLHRYELRNLWAYRYVSRKVRTVNRIPTVLSQALARLGASPFRRVKVEGGRVQVLPQDELAFPPVRVATVSTVDWYGPSTSGTEYVASVDGRVLRGRLRDLNLRADVVECSGSSCDRVEAAVKIRSEEKRSPVSVRGLVEWSFLSRTPLRELASATIGKALTTNEAWVALKRRVVVWDVVPRVEKPKTLGQLRAADKGGLILFPKVGCHDGAVQVDFSSMYPSLIVKYNISAETVDACRDLTTEVGHSLCLRERGIVPEALSWLLKRREALRSVDQERAEAVKWILVASFGYLGYRNSRFGRIEAYELVTYFARKTLRAALDMAGELGLQVLHGIVDSLVVKGDRALDFPSLLQESTGLRVKSEPMEWVAFFPRGDGLPYPGRYVARTPDGVKAKGVVRSNQPRLVADFLVELLELMGEARDCGELRQVKGKALELLGRYREKALYGSPADYVIWVRGVPYVRGPRGFYDARRGYAGRDALYYENYLRRTYEEVVGWL; encoded by the coding sequence GTGGAGGGGTACGTAGTTGACGCCTTGCCGGGGGACGGCCACGTCACCCTGATCCTGGACGGCAACAGGAAGGTCGACGTGAGGACAACCTTCCCTCTCTACGCGCTCACCGACGAACCCGAGAGGGTGATGGAGCACCCAGACGTTGTGGACCACGAGGAGGAGGTGTGGCGCGACTTGGACGGCAGGGAGGTCAGGTTGCACAGGTACGAACTGAGGAACCTCTGGGCCTACAGGTACGTGAGTCGCAAGGTGAGGACGGTGAACAGGATCCCCACAGTCCTCTCCCAGGCCCTCGCCAGGCTCGGCGCATCTCCCTTCAGGAGGGTGAAGGTGGAGGGCGGTCGAGTTCAGGTCCTCCCGCAGGACGAGCTGGCCTTCCCTCCAGTGAGGGTAGCAACAGTCTCCACAGTGGACTGGTACGGACCCTCCACGTCGGGCACCGAGTACGTCGCTTCGGTGGACGGCAGAGTGCTCAGAGGGAGGCTCAGGGACCTCAACCTCAGGGCGGACGTGGTCGAGTGTTCAGGTTCCTCGTGCGACAGGGTGGAGGCCGCCGTGAAGATCAGGTCGGAGGAGAAGAGGTCCCCCGTCTCCGTGAGGGGCCTGGTCGAGTGGTCGTTCCTGAGCAGGACGCCGTTGAGGGAATTGGCGTCTGCCACCATAGGCAAAGCCCTCACCACGAACGAGGCGTGGGTGGCCCTCAAGAGGAGGGTGGTGGTGTGGGACGTGGTACCCAGGGTGGAGAAGCCTAAGACGCTCGGGCAGCTCAGGGCCGCCGACAAGGGAGGGCTAATCTTGTTCCCTAAGGTCGGTTGCCACGATGGGGCAGTGCAGGTCGACTTCTCCTCCATGTACCCCTCCCTCATAGTGAAGTACAACATATCTGCTGAGACCGTGGACGCCTGTCGAGACCTGACGACTGAGGTGGGACACTCCCTCTGTCTGAGGGAGAGGGGGATCGTCCCAGAGGCCCTGAGTTGGCTGCTGAAGAGGAGGGAGGCCCTCAGGTCGGTGGACCAGGAGAGGGCGGAGGCGGTCAAGTGGATATTGGTGGCTTCCTTCGGTTACCTGGGCTACAGGAACTCGAGGTTCGGGAGGATAGAGGCCTACGAGCTGGTCACCTACTTCGCCAGGAAGACGCTCAGGGCAGCCTTGGACATGGCCGGAGAGCTTGGACTACAGGTCCTGCACGGGATAGTTGACTCTCTCGTAGTTAAGGGAGACAGGGCCCTGGACTTCCCCTCCCTCCTCCAGGAGTCCACGGGCCTCAGGGTGAAGTCCGAACCCATGGAGTGGGTAGCCTTCTTTCCGAGGGGGGACGGGTTACCGTACCCAGGCAGGTACGTGGCCAGGACTCCGGACGGCGTCAAGGCGAAGGGAGTCGTGAGGAGCAACCAGCCTAGACTCGTGGCAGACTTCCTGGTGGAACTCCTGGAACTCATGGGAGAGGCGCGGGACTGCGGCGAACTCAGGCAGGTCAAGGGAAAGGCCCTCGAGTTGTTGGGTCGGTACAGGGAGAAGGCCCTCTACGGCTCCCCGGCCGACTACGTGATCTGGGTGAGGGGAGTGCCCTACGTCAGGGGACCGCGAGGCTTCTACGACGCCAGGAGGGGATACGCCGGAAGGGATGCTCTGTACTACGAGAACTACCTAAGGAGGACCTACGAGGAGGTGGTTGGTTGGCTCTGA
- a CDS encoding zinc-ribbon domain-containing protein codes for MSRLCSVCGRENPDGAAFCGYCGSPMASQPPQVERPLNNSREIEGKP; via the coding sequence TTGTCCAGGCTATGTTCGGTGTGCGGAAGGGAGAACCCAGACGGGGCCGCCTTTTGTGGGTACTGTGGGAGTCCCATGGCCTCTCAACCCCCTCAGGTGGAACGACCCCTCAACAATTCGAGGGAGATCGAGGGGAAACCGTGA